One Strix uralensis isolate ZFMK-TIS-50842 chromosome 9, bStrUra1, whole genome shotgun sequence DNA segment encodes these proteins:
- the LOC141946986 gene encoding uncharacterized protein LOC141946986 isoform X1 produces the protein MYHHFLFLFFLSFHPHKCQDQIPGEDPYEMPKYYQEVYRGTKNDVKEIPKIAKPFISEMIFVQTSITAIRKGAFTYMPNLIKILFIGNKIKTVEPGAFDNLGKLRDLDISGALLEELAVGTFQNLPSLQRLELRDSHLRHIPKGLFDGLENLGKLSLHINAIPSLPEGVFDSLVNLTFLDLSRNRITTLPGDAFSKLRQLQVLRLYENELQDLPEGLLDSQQGLLELSLQRNRLRELPPMLLRSLPHLETLLLDNNLIKLLPPQGFFGLNKLKLLTLGSNHITELSCCLFDVMPHLRELDLGRNSLATLPDGIFANLTSLGKLILSHNQLAALPRGAFTGLSKLLDLQLDTNQLSALDDEVFASLPDLKTLNLRKNQLVSVPRGLLDPLKKLSSVYLSGNPWRCDCNLCYLHSWILGNREKVKLPTQVSCKSPPHLSGQAVTSLRDDQLICPATLPLSVSFTPSLPFTSTSSQGLSTLLSPGALPTAAPTTLSLAAFPIMALPTMLSLVATSATLPTMPKEAFFTTPSPAMPSKAFITTPSSAVLPKVFITTPSSTVLPKSSITTPSSTMMPKASITTPSSAVLLKASINTPSTTVLPKASTAIPSSTNVPKPSITTPSSTMMPKASITTPSSAVLLKASITTPPPTVLPEASINTPSPNVLPKASIATPSSAVLPKASITTPLPAVPQEAFSLCPAAAFISLQPPGATSPDPALSTLASATTLVPTSPLAASTREVPPALLVPTERPATIPRGTPSISFVSAPPKALWPPPRAAVPGMVPLASHSPSHHAPMPDREQDHATTWGLSTVGAQPAPSPASTILLPTPPVPPLPDHTSPWSVPPLLAPSSHRAWGFALRSSPWQCRVSLALGLAALALQAGCMLLWGRLALLLHRATRRRGSPVPPVRPLTLQALAAPGPPEQAQALL, from the coding sequence ATGTACcatcatttccttttccttttcttcctctccttccatccCCATAAATGCCAAGATCAAATCCCGGGTGAAGATCCATATGAAATGCCCAAATACTACCAGGAGGTCTACAGAGGGACAAAAAATGATGTCAAAGAGATCCCAAAGATTGCAAAGCCCTTCATTTCTGAGATGATCTTTGTACAAACCAGCATCACTGCTATAAGGAAAGGTGCCTTCACGTACATGCCCAACCTGATCAAGATTTTGTTTATTGGCAACAAGATCAAGACAGTTGAACCTGGAGCCTTTGATAATTTGGGCAAGCTGAGGGACTTGGACATCTCTGGTGCCTTGTTAGAAGAACTAGCTGTGGGCACTTTCCAAAACCTCCCAAGCTTGCAGAGGCTGGAGCTGAGAGACAGCCACCTCAGACACATCCCCAAAGGTCTGTTCGATGGGCTGGAAAATTTGGGAAAGCTCTCCCTGCACATCAATGCAATCCCTTCTCTTCCAGAAGGCGTTTTTGATTCTCTTGTCAATCTAACATTTCTGGACCTGTCTAGAAACAGGATCACAACTCTTCCTGGGGATGCCTTTAGCAAACTCCGCCAGCTGCAAGTCCTCCGGCTGTATGAGAATGAGTTGCAGGACCTCCCAGAGGGGCTGCTAGACAGtcagcaggggctgctggagctcAGTCTCCAGAGGAACCGGCTCAGGGAACTGCCACCCATGCTCCTGAGGAGCCTGCCTCACCTGGAGACACTCCTTTTGGACAACAACCTCATCAAGCTTCTCCCACCTCAGGGCTTTTTTGGCTTAAACAAACTGAAGCTGCTGACTCTGGGTTCAAACCACATTACGGAGCTCTCCTGCTGCCTTTTTGACGTCATGCCACACCTGCGGGAACTGGATCTGGGCAGGAACAGTTTGGCTACACTTCCAGATGGCATCTTTGCCAACCTCACATCTCTTGGCAAACTCATCTTGTCTCACAACCAGCTAGCAGCCCTGCCAAGAGGAGCCTTCACTGGGCTCAGCAAGCTCTTGGACCTCCAACTGGACACAAATCAGCTCTCTGCTCTGGATGATGAGGTGTTTGCTTCTCTCCCAGATCTGAAAACCCTCAACCTTCGGAAGAACCAGCTGGTGAGTGTCCCGCGAGGGCTCCTGGACCCCCTGAAGAAGCTCAGTTCAGTGTATCTGAGTGGGAACCCATGGAGATGTGACTGCAACCTCTGCTACCTGCACAGCTGGATCCTGGGCAACAGGGAGAAAGTCAAATTGCCCACCCAAGTGTCATGCAAGAGTCCACCCCACCTGTCAGGGCAAGCAGTGACATCACTGAGGGATGACCAGTTAATTTGCCCAGCTACTCTGcctctttcagtttcttttaccCCATCTCTGCCATTCACCTCCACATCATCACAAGGGTTGTCAACCTTGCTGTCACCTGGAGCCTTGCCCACTGCAGCACCAACCACACTGTCATTGGCAGCCTTTCCCATCATGGCACTTCCAACCATGCTGTCACTTGTGGCCACCTCTGCCACATTGCCAACCATGCCAAAGGAGGCCTTCTTCACCACTCCATCACCAGCCATGCCATCTAAGGCCTTCATTACCACCCCATCATCAGCTGTGCTGCCGAAGGTCTTCATCACCACCCCATCATCAACTGTGCTGCCCAAGTCCTCCATCACCACCCCATCATCAACCATGATGCCAAAGGCATCCATCACCACTCCATCatcagctgtgctgctgaaggCCTCCATCAACACACCATCAACAACTGTGCTGCCAAAAGCCTCCACTGCCATCCCATCATCAACCAATGTGCCCAAGCCCTCCATCACCACACCGTCATCAACCATGATGCCAAAAGCCTCCATCACCACCCCATCatcagctgtgctgctgaaggCCTCCATCACAACCCCACCACCAACTGTGCTGCCTGAGGCCTCCATCAACACACCATCACCAAATGTGCTGCCAAAGGCCTCCATTGCCACCCCATCATCAGCTGTGCTGCCCAAGGCTTCTATCACCACCCCGTTGCCAGCTGTGCCACAGGAGGCCTTCAGCCTGTGTCCAGCTGCAGCCTTCATAAGCCTACAGCCTCCTGGGGCCACCAGCCCAGACCCTGCACTGTCCACTTTAGCTTCTGCCACTACACTGGTGCCAACCAGCCCACTGGCAGCCAGCACCAGAGAAGTTCCTCCTGCTCTTCTGGTGCCCACAGAGAGGCCAGCCACCATCCCACGGGGGACACCCAGCATCTCCTTTGTCTCAGCCCCCCCCAAGGCACTCTGGCCACCCCCCAGGGCTGCTGTGCCAGGCATGGTCCCACTGGCCTCAcactccccatcccaccatgctCCCATGCCAGACAGGGAGCAGGACCATGCCACCACATGGGGTTTGTCCACAGTTGGtgcccagcctgctcccagccctgcaagCACCATCCTGCTCCCGACACCTCCCGTCCCCCCACTGCCAGACCATACGAGCCCCTGGTCGGTTCCCCCACTCCTGGCCCCCAGCAGTCATCGTGCCTGGGGCTTTGCCCTGCGGTCCAGCCCGTGGCAGTGCCGGGTGTCCCTGGCCCTGGGCCTGGCTGCGCTGGCGCTGCAGGCAGGCTGcatgctgctgtgggggaggctCGCCCTTCTCCTTCACCGAGCCACCCGCCGCCGGGGCAGCCCCGTGCCACCGGTGAGGCCGCTGACCCTCCAAGCCCTGGCTGCCCCCGGGCCCCCTGAGCAAGCCCAGGCACTGCTGTGA